In a single window of the Lineus longissimus chromosome 4, tnLinLong1.2, whole genome shotgun sequence genome:
- the LOC135486921 gene encoding trimethylguanosine synthase-like — translation MCYRWSRLADIKMYLKDEEKENCVDCICTRAFIDDAELYKWGIKGKPIPVEEPVPTDDFAQSPKPGDVLVQKGSVDRSSQEDVSIVFEGEFAGDLQLMKDMGLPVSFGVKFTESYEAKQKVVPKRRKKKQSKRKPNVVPDADHPPPHGDLEPARKCLNEKDIKGAWQDYWQQNGEFLVWQQWVEKYPNNIDPNFVPPAYELEVVTTEATEKEEGEESTADVEGKTGVDVKKAEKGDTEPTVAAPVAEPAVTEDAEGRTRQAGSAPAVHYNLSQEKGYHEAVCNKLTVSERKTGTQDDSGLSEGSAELVHLMHDYGFKPKEKGAIKDEDKGGAQEGSDGEDNYESQWIMLWEENYTEVYWHYYNLFLKWNGPDAGVVDMQAEQFDALDQSEAKSVTDPYSSAPTSDSNWPVDEDDHGVDSGDDADDEQPTDGSSKKRKGRRSRHTSQCENSAGADTSQHLGLPHPTGRWGHRYSTGDDGDEPPEEKPIKLPKSHEEDVRSDDEEASEDTPDDVKRRKLEMVFGVLGFKLPSTEQHQTSQTDPHVTHGHVVYRQRNLKQSSRHINLGQKPKVHVRFDDEGNPYDLRESSSLTNAKHFLSNIKEGTDVEETGNIKTTADGEVEGCIEAAVATTTEAQGEIDKVTSDTDRALESRSESEGRKGHSVAFAAPISLSPRRDSKMTCSSESGDVLESSSEATDADDEESEYPHKNLEEDEEAERQLEELLSKCDANRKKPKRKKKLKKTKRRYVPMPEDIASDPTLRKYWAQRYRLFSKFDDGIMLDKEGWFSVTPERIAEHIAERCQCDVVIDAFCGIGGNAIQFAFTCERVIAIDIDPAKLECARHNAEVYGVADRIDFITGDFLQLAPHLKADVVFLSPPWGGPQYLDADVFDIKTMIELDGFRLFELAKTITDNIGFFVPRNADIEQLTKLAGPGGKVEIEQNIVNTKLKTITAYYGDLIDDGNVTT, via the exons ATGTGTTACCGTTGGTCACGACTAGCTGACATCAAGATGTACCTCAAAGATGAGGAGAAGGAGAATTGTGTTGACTGCATCTGTACCAGGGCTTTTATTGA TGATGCTGAACTGTACAAATGGGGTATCAAAGGCAAGCCTATACCAGTAGAAGAACCAGTACCGACTGATGATTTTGCACAATCACCTAAACCTGGGGATGTCTTGGTCCAGAAAGGCTCCGTTGATCGTTCATCACAAGAAGATGTGTCTATCGTGTTTGAGGGGGAGTTTGCTGGTGACCTGCAATTGATGAAAGACATGGGATTGCCTGTATCATTTGGCGTGAAATTCACTGAATCG TATGAAGCGAAGCAAAAGGTTGTTCCCAAGCGACGTAAGAAGAAACAGTCAAAGAGAAAACCTAATGTTGTgccagatgctgatcatcctcCCCCACATGGTGACCTTGAACCAGCAAG AAAATGTCTCAATGAGAAGGACATCAAGGGTGCATGGCAGGATTATTGGCAACAGAACGGCGAGTTTCTTGTCTGGCAGCAGTGGGTTGAGAAGTATCCGAATAATATAGATCCAAACTTTGTGCCGCCTGCGTACGAACTAGAAGTGGTCACGACAGAGGCAACAGAAAAAGAGGAGGGTGAGGAGAGCACTGCTGATGTGGAGGGGAAAACAGGTGTCGATGTAAAGAAGGCAGAAAAAG GAGACACAGAGCCAACAGTTGCAGCTCCTGTTGCAGAGCCTGCAGTGACAGAAGATGCAGAAGGCAGGACTAGACAAGCTGGGTCAGCTCCCGCGGTTCACTATAACTTGAGCCAAGAGAAAGGCTACCACGAGGCCGTGTGTAATAAGCTGACCGTATCAGAACGAAAGACAGGGACACAGGATGACAGCGGACTGAGTGAGGGTAGCGCAGAACTGGTTCACTTGATGCATGATTATGGGTTCAAACCAAAGGAGAAAGGGGCTATAAAGGATGAGGACAAGGGAGGTGCACAGGAAGGGAGTGATGGGGAGGATAATTACGAGAGCCAGTGGATAATGTTATGGGAAGAGAATTACACAGAAGTGTATTGGCATTATTATAACCTGTTTCTGAAGTGGAACGGACCAGATGCAGGCGTTGTGGACATGCAGGCAGAACAATTCGACGCACTTGACCAAAGCGAAGCAAAGAGTGTCACCGATCCATATTCTTCTGCTCCGACATCAGATTCCAATTGGCCAGTAGATGAGGATGATCACGGCGTAGATAGTGGTGACGATGCAGATGATGAACAGCCAACTGATGGCTCGTCGAAGAAGAGGAAAGGTCGAAGGTCAAGGCATACATCACAGTGTGAAAATTCTGCAG GTGCCGATACTAGCCAGCATCTTGGTCTTCCACATCCCACTGGCAGATGGGGTCACAGGTACAGCACTGGTGATGATGGGGATGAGCCCCCTGAAGAGAAACCCATCAAACTTCCAAAAAG TCATGAAGAGGACGTGAGATCAGACGATGAGGAAGCTAGCGAAGACACACCTGATGATGTAAAGAGAAGGAAGTTAGAAATGGTATTTGGTGTGCTCGGGTTCAAACTACCTAGTACAGAACAGCATCAAACTAG TCAAACAGACCCGCACGTCACTCATGGTCATGTGGTTTACCGACAGAGGAATCTAAAACAATCGTCCCGCCATATCAACCTCGGACAGAAGCCAAAGGTTCACGTGCGGTTCGATGATGAGGGGAATCCATATGATCTGAGGGAGAGTTCATCTCTAACAAATGCCAAACACTTCCTTA GCAATATTAAAGAAGGAACAGATGTGGAGGAGACGGGTAACATCAAGACAACTGCTGATGGGGAAGTGGAAGGTTGTATAGAAGCAGCAGTTGCCACGACAACTGAAGCTCAAGGTGAAATAGACAAGGTCACGTCAGATACTGACAGGGCCTTGGAGAGTAGAAGTGAAAGCGAGGGACGCAAGGGTCATTCCGTCGCATTCGCTGCTCCTATTTCGCTCTCTCCGAGGCGAGACTCGAAGATGACTTGTTCGAGTGAGTCTGGTGATGTGTTAGAATCAAGTTCCGAGGCGACAGATGCTGATGACGAGGAGAGCGAATATCCTCATAAGAACTTAGAGGAGGATGAGGAGGCAGAACGACAATTAGAG gAACTTCTATCCAAGTGTGATGCAAACAGGAAAAAGCCAAAACGAAagaagaaattgaagaaaacCAAACGACGTTATGTTCCTATGCCAGAAGACATAGCGTCTGATCCAACGCTGAGGAAATACTGGGCACAGCGGTACcgattgttttcaaagtttgaCGATGGGATTATGCTAGATAAAG AGGGCTGGTTTTCTGTGACGCCAGAGAGAATAGCTGAGCATATAGCGGAGAGATGCCAATGTGATGTGGTCATTGATGCTTTCTGCGGGATAGGCGGAAATGCAATACAGTTTGCGTTCACATGTGAACGGG TGATAGCCATCGACATTGACCCAGCAAAGTTGGAATGTGCCCGCCACAACGCTGAGGTCTACGGTGTTGCTGACAGGATAGATTTCATCACAGGAGACTTCCTCCAGCTGGCCCCACACCTGAAGGCAGATGTCGTCTTCCTCAGTCCACCGTGGGGTGGACCCCAGTATTTGGATGCAGACGTCTTTGATATCAAGACGATGATAGAACTTGATGG TTTCAGGTTATTTGAACTTGCGAAGACGATAACAGATAACATTGGATTCTTTGTGCCAAGAAATGCTGATATTGAACAA TTGACAAAACTTGCTGGTCCAGGCGGTAAGGTCGAGATTGAACAAAATATTGTCAACACAAAGTTAAAGACAATAACAGCCTATTATGGTGACTTAATCGATGACGGCAATGTTACGACATGA
- the LOC135486005 gene encoding fibrillin-1-like — translation MQLSLPLVAILVIAALVLPDAVRSAVNYQQFAASNGLTYRHGSCRGNDIQFLSNTNLASCNTQCKARSSCICFLWNEANHCYLKSKTCSNVGTSNPRNHFFDKGTVNYQQFAASNRLTYRHGSCRGNDIQFLSNTNLASCNTQCKARSSCICFLWNEANHCYLKSKTCSNVGTSNPRNHFFDKIADINECTANTHNCDRTNGICTNTPAGSFTCSCKSGFTGNGRTCTDINECTANTHNCDRTNGICTNTPAGSFTCSCKSGFTGNGRTCTDINECTANTHNCDRTNGKCTNTPAGSFTCSCKSGFTGNGRTCTDINECTANTHNCDRTNGKCTNTPAGSFTCSCKSGFTGNGRTCTVNYQQFAASNGLTYRHGSCRGNDIQFLSNTNLASCNTQCKARSSCICFLWNEANHCYLKSKTCSNVGTSNPRNHFFDKGTVNYQQFAASNRLTYRHGSCRGNDIQFLSNTNLANCNTQCKARSSCICFLWNEANHCYLKSKTCSNVGTSNPRNHFFDKIADINECTANTHNCDRTNGICTNTPAGSFTCSCKSGFTGNGRTCSGR, via the exons ATGCAGTTGTCGCTACCTTTGGTGGCCATCCTGGTCATTGCAGCGTTAGTTTTACCAG ATGCTGTTCGCAGTGCAG TCAACTACCAACAGTTCGCTGCGTCAAATGGACTCACATATCGTCATGGCAGCTGCCGAGGAAATGACATCCAATTTCTCTCTAATACAAACCTTGCGAGCTGCAATACGCAGTGTAAGGCCAGGTCCAGTTGCATCTGTTTCCTCTGGAATGAAGCCAATCACTGCTACTTGAAAAGCAAAACCTGTTCAAATGTCGGCACATCGAACCCGAGGAATCATTTCTTTGATAAAGGCACCG TCAACTACCAACAGTTCGCTGCGTCAAATAGACTCACATATCGTCATGGCAGCTGCCGAGGAAATGACATCCAATTTCTCTCTAATACAAACCTTGCGAGCTGCAATACGCAGTGTAAGGCCAGGTCCAGTTGCATCTGTTTCCTCTGGAATGAAGCCAATCATTGCTACTTGAAAAGCAAAACCTGTTCAAATGTCGGCACATCGAACCCGAGGAATCATTTCTTTGATAAAATCGCCG atatcaacgaatgcactgcaaatacacacaactgcgacaggacgaacggcatatgcaccaatacaccggcaggatcattcacatgttcttgtaaaagtggtttcactggaaacgggaGAACATGCACTG atatcaacgagtgcactgcgaatacacacaactgcgacaggacgaacggcatatgcaccaatacaccggcaggatcattcacatgttcttgtaaaagtggtttcactggaaaTGGGAGAACATGCACTG atatcaacgaatgcactgcgaatacacacaactgcgacaggacgaacggcaaatgcaccaatacaccggcaggatcattcacatgttcttgtaaaagtggtttcactggaaaTGGGAGAACATGCACTG atatcaacgaatgcactgcgaatactcacaactgcgacaggacgaacggcaaatgcaccaatacaccggcaggatcattcacatgttcttgtaaaagtggtttcactggaaacgggaGAACATGCACAG TCAACTACCAACAGTTCGCTGCGTCAAATGGACTCACATATCGTCATGGCAGCTGCCGAGGAAATGACATCCAATTTCTCTCTAATACAAACCTTGCAAGCTGCAATACGCAGTGTAAGGCCAGGTCCAGTTGCATCTGTTTCCTCTGGAATGAAGCCAATCACTGCTACTTGAAAAGCAAAACCTGTTCAAATGTCGGCACATCGAACCCGAGGAATCATTTCTTTGATAAAGGCACCG TCAACTACCAACAGTTCGCTGCGTCAAATAGACTCACATATCGTCATGGCAGCTGCCGAGGAAATGACATCCAATTTCTCTCTAATACAAACCTTGCAAACTGCAATACGCAGTGTAAGGCCAGGTCCAGTTGCATCTGTTTCCTCTGGAATGAAGCCAATCATTGCTACTTGAAAAGCAAAACCTGTTCAAATGTCGGCACATCGAACCCGAGGAATCATTTCTTTGATAAAATCGCCG atatcaacgaatgcactgcaaatacacacaactgcgacaggacgaacggcatatgcaccaatacaccggcaggatcattcacatgttcttgtaaaagtggtttcactggaaaTGGGAGAACATGCTCtggtaggtag